From Triticum aestivum cultivar Chinese Spring chromosome 4A, IWGSC CS RefSeq v2.1, whole genome shotgun sequence, a single genomic window includes:
- the LOC123083486 gene encoding brassinosteroid-responsive RING protein 1, translating into MGFPAVYSEMPRLLLNLLFLLGHLRRLSSWLLRLVGAGVDDDLCFDYSDAPDFAHFADHHHQHHQEQYQQRDHGHGLEELEEHSPAVRFDALPSDGDDGTTPLLPEGCAVCLGDFHGAARVRRPRGCRHVFHRGCLDRWAAHGHRTCPLCRASLLPPAPAPLSPVLLPMPLPAS; encoded by the coding sequence ATGGGGTTCCCGGCGGTGTACTCGGAGATGCCGAGGCTGCTGCTGAACCTGCTCTTCCTGCTCGGCCACCTGCGCCGCCTCTCCTCCTGGCTGCTCCGCCTCGTCGGCGCCGGCGTCGACGACGACCTCTGCTTCGACTACTCGGACGCCCCCGACTTCGCCCACTTCGCcgaccaccaccaccagcaccaccaggagCAATACCAGCAGCGCGACCACGGCCACGGCCTGGAGGAGCTGGAGGAGCACTCCCCGGCCGTGCGCTTCGACGCGCTCCCGTCCGACGGCGACGACGGCAcgacgccgctgctgccggagGGCTGCGCGGTGTGCCTTGGCGACTTCCACGGCGCCGCACGGGTGCGCCGGCCGCGCGGGTGCCGCCACGTCTTCCACCGCGGATGCCTGGACCGCTGGgccgcgcacggccaccgcacctGCCCGCTCTGCCGGGCTTCgctcctcccgccggcgccggcgcctctGAGTCCCGTCCTCCTGCCCATGCCGCTGCCGGCGTCGTGA